The Alkalispirillum mobile genome has a segment encoding these proteins:
- a CDS encoding AMP-binding protein yields MSSADGFSWDAVRANWLDGLPGGRLNIAHEALDRHVQAGAGDREALVWWRQDGQREALSYAALLDASARFAGALQARGVGLGERVCTLAPRRPEPFIAGLGALRQGAVFAPLFPVYGPQPVRQRLTVSEARVLVTTEPLYRQVIRPIRSQLPALQDIILLDGEASGAESWARCLARAEPVPPVPTSPEFPALLHFTSGTLGPPKCVLHAHRAAAAHVASGRQVLELAPGGRHWCTADLGWVTGVSYAMLVPLLCGATTLIDEPAFEARRWYRLLAQEGIQTWVTSPTALRLLRRAGAEAAEGADLGRLRRIFSTGEPLDAALANWSRGAFGTPARNGWWQSETGAIMIAQYGDDPVAAGRMGRPVPGIEMALMQQEAGGLKPVAKGEVGEIALRGGWPSQFLAYLGETERYREAFVDGWYRSGDMARRLPDGELQFLGRSDDVIKTRGYMVGPAEVEAVLNRHPAVAESAVAGMPHRLAHTIVAAWVVPSRSPEDPDRLRKELLAYARRALGPAVTPRRITLVQELPRTAGGKVRRRALVGADRDDGGTAAPDEEGGG; encoded by the coding sequence GTGAGCAGCGCGGACGGCTTTTCCTGGGATGCGGTCAGGGCGAACTGGCTGGACGGCCTGCCGGGTGGGCGGCTGAATATCGCCCACGAGGCCTTGGACCGGCACGTGCAGGCCGGTGCGGGGGACCGCGAGGCCCTGGTCTGGTGGCGCCAGGACGGCCAGCGCGAGGCCCTGAGCTATGCCGCGTTGCTGGATGCCTCCGCCCGATTCGCCGGCGCGTTGCAGGCGCGCGGTGTGGGCCTGGGGGAGCGGGTGTGCACGCTCGCTCCGCGGCGCCCGGAACCCTTCATCGCCGGCCTGGGGGCGCTGCGCCAGGGTGCGGTCTTCGCCCCGTTGTTTCCGGTGTACGGCCCGCAACCGGTGCGCCAGCGGCTGACCGTGAGCGAGGCGAGGGTACTCGTCACCACCGAGCCGTTGTACCGCCAGGTCATCCGCCCTATCCGCAGCCAGCTACCCGCGCTCCAGGACATTATCCTGCTGGATGGCGAGGCCTCGGGGGCGGAGTCCTGGGCCCGCTGCCTGGCCCGGGCCGAGCCGGTGCCTCCGGTGCCCACGAGCCCCGAATTCCCCGCCCTGCTGCATTTCACCAGCGGCACCCTGGGGCCCCCCAAGTGCGTACTGCACGCCCACCGGGCCGCGGCCGCCCATGTGGCCAGCGGCCGCCAGGTGCTGGAACTGGCGCCGGGGGGGCGCCATTGGTGCACCGCGGACCTGGGCTGGGTGACCGGTGTCTCTTACGCCATGCTGGTCCCGCTGCTCTGCGGCGCCACCACCCTGATCGACGAGCCTGCCTTCGAGGCCCGACGCTGGTACCGGCTGCTGGCGCAGGAAGGGATCCAGACCTGGGTTACCTCGCCCACGGCCCTGCGCCTGCTCCGTCGGGCCGGGGCGGAGGCGGCGGAGGGCGCGGACCTGGGCCGCCTGCGGCGGATTTTCAGCACCGGCGAGCCGCTGGATGCCGCGCTGGCCAACTGGTCCCGCGGGGCCTTCGGTACCCCGGCGCGCAACGGCTGGTGGCAGTCGGAGACCGGCGCGATCATGATCGCCCAGTACGGCGACGATCCCGTGGCCGCGGGGCGGATGGGCCGGCCGGTCCCCGGCATCGAGATGGCCCTGATGCAGCAGGAGGCGGGCGGGCTGAAGCCGGTGGCCAAGGGGGAGGTGGGCGAGATCGCCCTGCGCGGTGGCTGGCCCTCCCAGTTCCTGGCCTACCTGGGGGAGACCGAGCGGTACCGCGAGGCGTTCGTCGACGGCTGGTACCGCTCCGGCGACATGGCCCGGCGCCTGCCGGATGGCGAGTTGCAGTTCCTCGGGCGCAGCGACGACGTGATCAAGACCCGGGGCTACATGGTGGGGCCCGCCGAGGTGGAGGCGGTGCTGAACCGCCATCCGGCGGTGGCCGAGAGCGCCGTGGCCGGGATGCCGCACCGGCTGGCGCACACCATCGTGGCGGCGTGGGTGGTCCCCAGCCGGTCGCCGGAGGACCCGGACCGGCTGCGCAAGGAGCTTCTGGCCTATGCCCGCCGCGCCCTGGGCCCGGCGGTCACCCCTCGGCGTATCACCCTGGTCCAGGAATTGCCCCGGACCGCCGGGGGCAAGGTGAGGCGCCGGGCATTGGTGGGTGCCGACCGGGACGACGGCGGCACGGCGGCACCGGACGAAGAGGGCGGGGGCTGA
- the mutM gene encoding bifunctional DNA-formamidopyrimidine glycosylase/DNA-(apurinic or apyrimidinic site) lyase, which produces MPELPEVETTRRGLAPLLEGETVTGVVVRQPRLRWPVPGDLAACLQGQTITAVGRRAKYLLVATPVGTLILHLGMSGSLRVLPGGGTQQPPGAHDHVDILLGNGACLRYTDPRRFGSLHWTAEPPEHHWLLARLGPEPFAPGFSGDTLYRQSRGRRASIKAFIMESRVVVGVGNIYASESLFRAGIHPARAAGRVGRDRYRRLAEAVREVLGEAIAAGGTTLRDFTASDGRPGYFAQTLNVYGRTGEPCPRCGGRVRQQRIAQRSTWYCPGCQR; this is translated from the coding sequence GTGCCTGAACTCCCCGAGGTAGAGACCACCCGCCGCGGCCTGGCCCCGCTGCTGGAGGGCGAGACCGTGACCGGCGTGGTGGTCCGCCAGCCGCGGCTGCGCTGGCCGGTCCCCGGGGACCTGGCCGCGTGTCTGCAGGGACAGACCATCACCGCGGTGGGGCGCCGCGCCAAGTACCTGCTCGTCGCCACGCCCGTCGGCACGCTGATCCTGCACCTGGGCATGTCAGGCAGCCTGCGCGTCCTGCCCGGTGGCGGCACCCAACAGCCCCCCGGAGCCCACGACCACGTGGACATCCTGCTCGGCAACGGGGCCTGCCTGCGTTACACCGACCCGCGCCGCTTCGGCAGCCTGCACTGGACCGCGGAACCGCCGGAGCACCACTGGCTGTTGGCACGCCTGGGACCGGAGCCCTTTGCACCGGGGTTCAGCGGCGACACCCTGTACCGGCAGAGCCGTGGTCGTCGGGCCAGCATCAAGGCCTTCATCATGGAGAGCCGGGTGGTGGTGGGGGTGGGCAACATCTACGCCAGCGAGTCGCTGTTCCGGGCCGGCATCCATCCGGCACGGGCCGCCGGCCGCGTGGGGCGCGACCGTTACCGGCGCCTGGCGGAGGCCGTACGCGAGGTGCTGGGCGAGGCCATTGCCGCCGGTGGCACCACCCTGCGGGATTTCACCGCCAGTGACGGCCGGCCCGGTTACTTCGCCCAGACCCTCAACGTCTACGGCCGCACCGGCGAACCCTGCCCCCGCTGCGGGGGGCGGGTCCGCCAGCAGCGGATCGCCCAGCGCTCCACCTGGTACTGCCCGGGCTGTCAGCGTTGA
- a CDS encoding GldG family protein: MRMNTRTRWLLRFNAVLFTAGVLVALAALGWLSQRFVLSWDWTGQQQTALSDESVQLLERLEGTPRITAFVTPDGELATQVERLVLRYRAHAPDLELERVDPHREPERLREAGISHEGELLVQLGDQREHVPAPTEAYVSRALDRLMQASPRSLAWVNDHGQRDLQGQANHDLGQLGAGLEDQGYDLQGLSLVRHPVIPGDTTLLVLSGPQVDLLDGEQQLIQRYLEGGGNLLWLLEPEDMARLPELAETLGVSVTGHPVQDPRTEALLGVDDPGLSLVDDHPDHPVMADIQGPVLLPWAAALEVEPPADWEIRPLLQGADHHELPDRDATTPFLLGATLERPLDDDRRQRVAVIGDGDFLSNQFIGNAGNRKLGLALVDWLTDPGDAEIDYAAPSPDQRLDMGPVAVGVVGFGFLLGLPLLLALLGGLAWWRGRR, encoded by the coding sequence ATGCGCATGAACACCCGCACCCGCTGGCTGCTGCGATTCAACGCCGTACTCTTCACCGCCGGCGTCCTGGTGGCGCTGGCCGCACTGGGCTGGCTCAGCCAGCGTTTCGTGCTGAGCTGGGACTGGACCGGCCAGCAGCAGACCGCACTGAGCGACGAGTCCGTGCAGTTGCTGGAGCGCCTGGAGGGCACCCCCCGCATCACCGCCTTTGTCACCCCCGACGGCGAACTGGCCACCCAGGTGGAGCGACTGGTCCTGCGCTACCGCGCCCATGCCCCCGACCTGGAGTTGGAGCGGGTGGACCCACACCGGGAGCCGGAACGGCTGCGCGAGGCCGGGATCAGCCACGAGGGGGAGCTGCTCGTCCAGCTGGGTGACCAACGCGAGCACGTCCCCGCCCCCACCGAGGCCTACGTCAGCCGTGCACTGGACCGGCTGATGCAGGCCAGTCCGCGAAGCCTGGCCTGGGTGAACGACCACGGGCAACGGGACCTGCAGGGGCAGGCCAACCACGACCTGGGGCAACTCGGCGCCGGGTTGGAGGACCAGGGGTACGACCTGCAGGGGCTGTCGCTGGTCCGTCACCCGGTGATCCCCGGCGACACCACCTTGCTGGTCCTGAGCGGCCCGCAGGTGGACCTGCTGGACGGCGAGCAGCAGCTGATCCAACGCTACCTGGAGGGCGGGGGCAACCTGCTCTGGCTGCTCGAACCGGAGGACATGGCCCGCCTGCCCGAGCTGGCGGAGACGCTGGGTGTGAGCGTCACCGGCCACCCGGTCCAGGACCCGCGCACGGAAGCCCTCCTGGGGGTCGATGACCCCGGCCTCAGCCTGGTGGACGACCACCCGGACCACCCGGTGATGGCCGACATCCAGGGCCCGGTACTGCTGCCCTGGGCAGCGGCCCTGGAGGTAGAGCCGCCGGCCGATTGGGAGATCCGCCCCCTGCTGCAGGGTGCGGACCACCATGAATTGCCCGATCGAGACGCCACGACGCCGTTCCTCCTCGGCGCCACCCTGGAGCGGCCTCTGGACGATGACCGGCGGCAGCGGGTGGCCGTGATCGGCGATGGCGACTTCCTCAGCAACCAGTTCATCGGCAACGCCGGTAACCGCAAGCTGGGACTGGCGCTGGTGGACTGGCTCACCGACCCCGGCGATGCCGAGATCGACTACGCCGCCCCCAGCCCGGACCAACGGCTGGACATGGGCCCGGTGGCCGTGGGGGTGGTGGGCTTCGGCTTTCTGCTCGGCCTGCCGCTGCTGCTGGCCCTGCTGGGCGGCCTGGCCTGGTGGCGGGGGCGGCGCTGA
- a CDS encoding ABC transporter permease, whose translation MNALITRECRSLLGSPLFWGTAAISQFVLGWWFLGLVDQYREHYQALLAQAGSELGVTELVVMPFFGSFVLLAMLLLVVSVLAMGALAEERRAGTLPLLLSAPVSSATIVVAKYLGRLLPLSLILALWALMPASLALFTGIDTGLLAAALFGLWLLGASLLAAGVFLSTLTAQPGLAAVSTFGLGLLLVLVGQGTGLEGGDALLTWLGLVTHYEPLVGGRVGSDGLAYFALFLVGFLIFAIRRVDALRLS comes from the coding sequence ATGAACGCATTGATCACCCGCGAGTGTCGCAGCCTGTTGGGCAGCCCGCTGTTCTGGGGCACGGCCGCCATCTCCCAGTTTGTTCTCGGCTGGTGGTTCCTGGGCCTGGTGGACCAGTACCGCGAGCATTACCAGGCCCTGCTGGCCCAGGCCGGCAGTGAGCTCGGGGTCACCGAGTTGGTCGTCATGCCCTTTTTCGGCAGCTTCGTGCTGCTGGCCATGCTGCTGCTGGTGGTCTCGGTGTTGGCCATGGGCGCCCTGGCCGAGGAGCGGCGTGCCGGTACCCTGCCCCTGCTGCTCAGCGCCCCGGTGAGCAGCGCCACCATCGTCGTCGCCAAATACCTGGGCCGCCTGCTCCCGCTCAGCCTGATCCTCGCCCTGTGGGCGCTGATGCCGGCCTCCCTGGCGCTCTTCACCGGGATCGACACCGGGCTGCTGGCCGCCGCCCTGTTTGGCCTCTGGCTGCTGGGCGCGTCCCTGCTCGCAGCCGGGGTCTTCCTCTCCACCCTGACCGCGCAGCCGGGCCTGGCCGCCGTCAGCACCTTCGGCCTCGGACTGCTCCTGGTGCTGGTCGGCCAGGGCACGGGGCTGGAAGGCGGCGATGCCCTGCTCACCTGGCTGGGCCTGGTCACCCATTACGAGCCACTGGTGGGTGGACGGGTGGGCAGCGATGGCCTGGCCTATTTCGCCCTGTTCCTGGTGGGCTTCCTGATCTTTGCAATACGGCGCGTGGACGCGCTGCGGCTCTCCTGA
- a CDS encoding ABC transporter ATP-binding protein, whose amino-acid sequence MPDSTPTPECRTAGPADEDTATAPLLQAEQLSCRYAGHTALEDFSLTVYPGEVVGLLGPNGAGKSTALKLLAGVMPPSDGRVRLAGRDLLDRGLRYRRQLGYLPERPPLYPEMRVRAYLRFCARLRHTPQAAAAVDTALAECGLESVAGRRLDQLSQGYRQRVGIAQAIVHRPALIVLDEPTVGLDPLQLQGIRTLIRRLRGEHAIILSSHILPEIQALADRVVILNRGRICHQGPTHTDADWISARFRDRPDASALGGLPGIAQAKPLTGDHWQIRLSPGTAPETVLAEVAAQDWGLLAWQPGGDALEQIFLKATEGTGDTP is encoded by the coding sequence GTGCCCGACAGCACCCCGACACCGGAATGTCGCACCGCCGGCCCGGCGGACGAGGATACCGCGACCGCGCCCCTCCTGCAGGCCGAGCAACTCAGCTGCCGGTACGCCGGCCACACCGCCCTGGAAGACTTCAGCCTGACCGTGTACCCGGGCGAGGTGGTGGGCCTGCTCGGCCCCAATGGTGCCGGCAAAAGCACCGCGCTGAAACTGCTGGCGGGCGTCATGCCCCCCTCCGACGGCCGCGTCCGGCTGGCCGGTCGCGACCTGCTGGACCGGGGCCTGCGCTATCGGCGCCAGCTGGGCTACCTGCCCGAGCGTCCGCCCCTCTACCCGGAGATGCGGGTCCGGGCGTACCTGCGCTTCTGCGCCCGGCTGCGTCACACCCCGCAGGCCGCCGCGGCGGTGGACACCGCCCTGGCGGAGTGCGGCCTGGAGTCGGTGGCCGGGCGGCGCCTGGACCAGCTCTCCCAAGGCTACCGGCAACGGGTGGGGATCGCCCAGGCGATCGTGCACCGGCCGGCGCTGATCGTGTTGGATGAGCCCACTGTCGGGCTGGACCCGTTGCAACTGCAGGGCATACGCACGCTGATCCGCCGCCTCAGGGGCGAGCATGCGATCATCCTGTCCAGCCACATCCTGCCGGAGATCCAGGCCCTGGCCGACCGGGTGGTGATCCTGAACCGCGGCCGGATCTGCCACCAGGGGCCCACGCACACCGACGCCGACTGGATCAGCGCACGCTTCCGTGACCGGCCGGACGCTTCGGCGCTGGGCGGGCTACCGGGCATCGCCCAGGCGAAGCCGCTGACCGGCGACCACTGGCAGATCCGGCTCAGCCCCGGAACAGCGCCGGAAACGGTGCTGGCCGAAGTGGCAGCACAGGACTGGGGGCTGCTGGCCTGGCAGCCCGGTGGCGATGCGCTGGAGCAGATCTTCCTGAAGGCCACGGAGGGCACCGGAGACACGCCATGA
- a CDS encoding hydantoinase/oxoprolinase family protein, translating into MTKEGAQVQLLGVDTGGTFTDFVCSDGERLRIHKVLSTPARPEAAILQGVRELGLEAEPLRLVHGSTVATNAVLEGQGAEVMYVTGRGLGDVLTLGRQNRDTLYALELPPTAPPVVPEWCWETGGRLGPDGAVVDPLSEADLQAFDQALAERRPEAVAINLPFSFIDGGPEEALAERVPEGVFVSRSHKVLAEYGEFERGIATWLNARVGPVMSGYLRRLTDALPRAAISVMQSSGERVAADQAGRMAVNLLLSGPAGGLMAGRYLGELAGEPRLLSFDMGGTSTDVAVIDGEPALTSEGSIGGWPVAVPMVDMHTIGAGGGSLASVDAGGLLQVGPRSAGADPGPACYGRGGIGATVTDAHLVLGRLRPDAFLGGEMSLDAGAARTALTRLGDGLGLTAEAAAEGVLRLANEHMARALRVISVERGLDPRDFTLLSFGGAGGLHVCALAEALGMARALVPVHAGVLSALGMLAAPRGRQLSRTLTGPLAALGAERVEQVLDELADSGHRALAAEGVAGADQHCQPSLDLRYQGQAYTLNVPWQGVEATREAFHRLHEQRYGHRLDETVELVNVRQSVTGPRPVPPLPRLAAGEAGPVGRAQVHGVSAPVPVYDRARLGAGQRLAGPALITEQVSTTWLAPGWSARVDEHGNLLLVAG; encoded by the coding sequence ATGACCAAAGAGGGTGCACAGGTGCAACTACTGGGTGTCGATACCGGAGGGACATTCACAGACTTCGTTTGTTCCGACGGCGAGCGGCTGCGGATCCACAAGGTGTTGTCCACGCCGGCCCGGCCGGAGGCCGCCATCCTGCAGGGGGTGCGGGAGCTCGGCCTGGAGGCGGAACCCCTGCGGCTGGTGCACGGTTCCACCGTGGCCACCAACGCGGTGCTTGAGGGGCAGGGCGCGGAGGTGATGTACGTGACCGGCCGGGGGCTGGGTGACGTGCTGACCCTGGGGCGGCAGAACCGGGACACCCTCTACGCCCTGGAGCTGCCCCCCACAGCTCCCCCCGTGGTCCCGGAGTGGTGCTGGGAAACCGGCGGCCGCTTGGGCCCGGACGGCGCGGTGGTGGACCCGCTCAGCGAGGCGGACCTGCAGGCGTTTGATCAGGCCCTGGCCGAGCGCCGGCCGGAGGCGGTGGCGATCAACCTGCCCTTCTCCTTCATCGACGGCGGCCCCGAGGAGGCCCTGGCCGAGCGGGTACCGGAAGGGGTGTTCGTCTCCCGCTCCCACAAGGTGCTGGCCGAGTACGGCGAGTTTGAACGCGGTATCGCCACCTGGCTGAACGCCCGGGTAGGCCCGGTGATGTCCGGCTACCTGCGCCGGCTCACCGACGCGCTGCCCCGGGCGGCCATCTCGGTGATGCAGAGCTCGGGTGAGCGGGTGGCGGCGGACCAGGCCGGGCGGATGGCGGTCAACCTGTTGCTCTCCGGGCCGGCGGGCGGGCTGATGGCCGGCCGCTACCTGGGGGAGCTGGCCGGTGAGCCCCGGCTGCTCAGCTTCGACATGGGGGGGACCTCCACCGATGTGGCGGTGATCGATGGCGAGCCGGCGCTTACCTCCGAGGGCAGTATCGGTGGTTGGCCGGTGGCGGTTCCCATGGTGGACATGCACACCATCGGCGCTGGCGGTGGTTCGCTGGCCTCGGTGGACGCCGGCGGGTTGCTGCAGGTGGGGCCGCGTTCCGCCGGTGCCGATCCGGGGCCGGCCTGCTACGGCCGCGGCGGCATCGGCGCAACGGTGACCGATGCCCACCTGGTGTTGGGCCGTCTGCGCCCGGATGCCTTCCTGGGTGGTGAGATGAGCCTGGATGCCGGCGCCGCCCGCACGGCGCTCACCCGGTTGGGCGATGGACTGGGCCTGACGGCGGAGGCCGCTGCCGAAGGGGTGCTGCGCCTGGCCAACGAGCATATGGCCCGGGCCCTGCGGGTGATCTCGGTGGAGCGGGGCCTGGATCCGCGGGATTTCACCCTGCTCTCGTTCGGGGGTGCCGGCGGGCTGCATGTCTGCGCCCTGGCCGAGGCGCTGGGGATGGCCCGCGCCCTGGTGCCGGTGCACGCCGGGGTGCTGTCGGCCCTGGGCATGCTGGCCGCGCCGCGCGGGCGCCAGCTCTCTCGGACCCTGACCGGTCCGCTGGCGGCCCTGGGGGCCGAGCGGGTGGAGCAGGTGCTGGACGAGCTGGCCGATTCCGGGCACCGGGCGCTCGCCGCCGAGGGGGTGGCCGGGGCGGACCAGCATTGCCAGCCCTCGCTCGATCTCCGCTACCAGGGCCAGGCGTATACCCTGAACGTGCCCTGGCAGGGGGTCGAGGCCACCCGGGAGGCCTTCCATCGCTTGCATGAGCAGCGCTACGGCCATCGCCTCGACGAGACCGTGGAACTGGTCAATGTCCGGCAGTCGGTCACCGGGCCTCGTCCGGTGCCGCCGTTGCCGCGCCTGGCCGCCGGTGAGGCCGGGCCGGTGGGGCGGGCACAGGTCCACGGGGTGAGTGCCCCGGTGCCGGTGTATGACCGGGCCCGGCTGGGGGCCGGGCAGCGGCTTGCAGGACCGGCATTGATCACCGAGCAGGTCTCCACCACCTGGCTCGCGCCGGGCTGGTCAGCGCGGGTGGACGAGCACGGGAACCTGCTGCTGGTCGCGGGGTAA
- a CDS encoding DUF411 domain-containing protein, which produces MFSPLRRTLLAATLSLSFVPGLALADAPQATVYKSPYCGCCTDWEDHLREYGFKVESVERNDMNPVKQRFGVTRELASCHTAKVDGYVIEGHVPAEDILRLLEERPEGVRGLAVPGMPAGSPGMEIGRTDPYQVLTFDDQGRVSVYASYD; this is translated from the coding sequence ATGTTCAGCCCTCTTCGCCGTACCCTGCTGGCCGCCACCCTAAGCCTGTCCTTTGTGCCGGGGCTTGCCCTCGCCGATGCGCCGCAGGCCACCGTGTATAAGTCCCCCTACTGCGGGTGTTGTACCGACTGGGAGGACCACCTGCGCGAGTACGGCTTCAAGGTGGAGTCGGTGGAGCGCAACGACATGAACCCGGTCAAGCAGCGGTTCGGCGTGACCCGGGAACTGGCCTCTTGCCACACCGCCAAGGTGGACGGGTACGTCATCGAGGGGCACGTGCCCGCCGAGGATATCCTGCGTCTGCTGGAGGAGCGCCCCGAGGGGGTCAGGGGGCTTGCCGTTCCGGGGATGCCGGCCGGCTCGCCGGGTATGGAGATCGGCCGCACCGATCCCTACCAGGTGCTGACCTTCGATGACCAGGGGCGGGTGAGCGTCTACGCGAGTTACGACTGA
- the rpmG gene encoding 50S ribosomal protein L33, with protein MRDKIKLVSSAGTGHFYTTDKNKRNTPHKLEFRKYDPVVRKHVLYREAKIK; from the coding sequence ATGCGCGACAAGATCAAGCTCGTCTCCAGCGCCGGCACCGGCCACTTCTACACCACCGACAAGAACAAGCGGAACACCCCCCACAAGCTGGAGTTCCGCAAGTACGACCCGGTGGTGCGCAAGCACGTGCTCTACCGCGAGGCCAAGATCAAGTAA
- the rpmB gene encoding 50S ribosomal protein L28, with protein MSKVCQVTGKRPTTGNNVSHANNKTKRRFLPNLHYHRFWVESEQRFVRLRVSSKGMRIIDRKGIDEVLTDLRARGEKV; from the coding sequence ATGTCCAAGGTTTGCCAGGTGACGGGCAAGCGGCCCACCACCGGAAATAACGTCTCGCACGCCAACAACAAGACCAAGCGCCGGTTCCTTCCGAACCTGCACTACCATCGCTTCTGGGTCGAGAGCGAGCAGCGCTTCGTTCGCCTGCGCGTCTCTTCCAAGGGCATGCGCATCATCGACCGCAAGGGTATCGACGAGGTCCTGACCGACCTGCGTGCCCGCGGCGAAAAAGTCTAA
- a CDS encoding protein-L-isoaspartate O-methyltransferase family protein, with protein sequence MTELDLDKARFNMVEQQVRPWDVLASDVLDVMSTVPRHAFVAEAHRHLAYSDLQLPLACGEYMNEPKVEGRILQALAPEAGERVLEIGTGSGFLAACLARMAASVVSVEIHPELVEQARAALKAQGLDNVTVEQGDAAAGHDDGRRYDCIAVTGSLPELHEGFHTSLTIGGRLFMIVGQKPIMEALLITRVAEDQWATESLFETVQPPLHNAPVTKRFAL encoded by the coding sequence ATGACGGAACTGGATCTGGACAAGGCGCGCTTCAATATGGTCGAGCAGCAGGTGCGCCCCTGGGACGTGCTGGCCAGCGACGTGTTGGACGTGATGAGCACCGTACCGCGCCACGCCTTCGTGGCCGAGGCGCACCGGCACCTGGCCTACTCCGACCTGCAGCTGCCGTTGGCCTGCGGTGAGTACATGAACGAGCCCAAGGTGGAGGGGCGCATCCTGCAGGCGTTGGCGCCCGAGGCGGGCGAGCGGGTGCTGGAGATCGGCACCGGCAGCGGCTTCCTGGCTGCCTGCCTGGCGCGCATGGCCGCCTCCGTGGTGTCGGTGGAGATCCACCCGGAACTGGTCGAGCAGGCCCGTGCCGCGCTCAAGGCGCAGGGCTTGGACAACGTTACCGTGGAGCAGGGTGATGCCGCCGCCGGCCACGACGATGGCCGCCGCTACGACTGTATTGCCGTCACCGGGTCGCTGCCGGAGCTCCACGAAGGGTTCCACACCAGCCTCACCATCGGCGGCCGGCTGTTCATGATCGTCGGTCAGAAGCCGATCATGGAGGCGTTGCTGATCACCCGGGTGGCCGAGGACCAGTGGGCCACCGAGAGCCTGTTCGAGACGGTGCAGCCGCCGCTGCACAACGCGCCGGTCACCAAGCGCTTTGCGCTGTAA